From Bombyx mori chromosome 10, ASM3026992v2, a single genomic window includes:
- the LOC105842772 gene encoding uncharacterized protein LOC105842772, whose product MANQRWSTEKNIQFINEYHRQECLWDPKHLQYKNRDARDAAYKIIMEAMEMQCVKEVVGKIRSLRNTYNNELLKVKKSNTTGMATNDLYISKIPWLCRLDFLKNIDSYTRENTENMAVDALEKVSTQHFSNDEFDLFGQTIAQQLRQLPLEIALKTEEMILSTVRKQRIKLAKQQTSTQ is encoded by the exons atggcaaaccaacgatggagtacagaaaaaaatatacaattcattaatgaatatcaTCGACAAGAgtgtctctgggacccgaaacacctacaatataaaaatagggATGCCCGAGATGCGGCctacaaaataattatggaaGCCATGGAGATGCAATGTGTCAAAGAAGTTGTTGGTAAAATACGATCACTTCGAAATACTTACAACAATGAGTTGTTAAaggtaaaaaaatctaatactaCGGGTATGGCAACCAATGATCTGtatatttctaaaattccttggCTGTGTCGTTTGGATTTCTTGAAaaatattgacagttacacgagagaaaatacagaaaatatg GCAGTAGATGCATTAGAAAAAGTTTCAACGCAGCACTTTTCAAATGATGAATTTGATCTTTTTGGACAAACTATAGCTCAACAGCTACGGCAACTTCCTTTAGAAATTGCTCTGAAAACAGAGGAAATGATTTTATCAACAGTCCGCAAGCAACGAATCAAATTAGCAAAACAACAGACATCAACTCAATAA